In one window of Solanum pennellii chromosome 2, SPENNV200 DNA:
- the LOC107009507 gene encoding probable WRKY transcription factor 65 isoform X2 — protein sequence MDGRFNNFFVSEQEDSENSPENSSDSPRSGLFNDNKMITSTSSPKRRRSIEKRVVSVPIKEIEGSKMKGEISMPPSDSWAWRKYGQKPIKGSPYPRGYYRCSSSKGCPARKQVERSRADPNMLVVTYSCEHNHPWPASRNNQHNHRTTTNTSCIINNNTKTKMKTIASLTATTTTTTITTSNIAVSEEKVTGDFTRPSEPNSDEKFVNLGESSSSLINANEFGWFSDLIECTSTTMLESPILTQVDCDIDMSSTLTMREEDVSLFADLGELPECSTVFGRGMMERDEERRRHSLTSWCGTTG from the exons ATGGATGGAAGATTCAATAACTTTTTTGTTTCTGAGCAAGAAGATTCGGAGAATTCACCGGAAAACAGCTCCGATTCACCGCGTTCCGGTTTATTCAATGATAACAAGATGATCACTTCAACTTCATCTCCTAAAAGAAG AAGATCCATAGAAAAAAGAGTGGTGTCAGTGCCAATTAAAGAAATTGAAGGATCAAAAATGAAAGGTGAAATAAGTATGCCACCATCTGATTCTTGGGCATGGAGAAAATATGGACAAAAGCCCATCAAAGGTTCCCCTTATCCCAG GGGATATTATAGATGTAGTAGTTCAAAAGGATGTCCAGCTAGAAAACAAGTTGAAAGGAGCCGTGCGGACCCAAACATGTTAGTTGTGACATATTCTTGTGAACATAACCATCCTTGGCCGGCTTCTAGAAATAATCAACACAACCATCGTACAACTACTAATACATCatgtattattaataataatacaaagaCGAAGATGAAAACAATAGCATCactaacagcaacaacaacaacaacaacaataactacTTCTAACATCGCGGTCTCAGAAGAAAAGGTCACGGGTGATTTCACTCGTCCATCGGAGCCTAATTCGGACGAAAAATTTGTCAATCTCGGCGAATCATCATCGTCTCTAATTAACGCAAATGAATTCGGATGGTTTTCGGATTTGATTGAGTGTACTTCAACAACTATGCTAGAAAGTCCAATTTTGACCCAAGTTGATTGTGATATTGACATGTCATCAACGTTGACAATGCGAGAGGAAGACGTGTCACTTTTCGCCGATCTCGGAGAGTTACCGGAATGTTCAACGGTGTTTGGCCGTGGAATGATGGAGAGAGACGAAGAACGTCGACGACATAGCTTGACATCTTGGTGTGGTACCACAGGTTGA
- the LOC107009507 gene encoding probable WRKY transcription factor 65 isoform X1 has protein sequence MDGRFNNFFVSEQEDSENSPENSSDSPRSGLFNDNKMITSTSSPKRSRRSIEKRVVSVPIKEIEGSKMKGEISMPPSDSWAWRKYGQKPIKGSPYPRGYYRCSSSKGCPARKQVERSRADPNMLVVTYSCEHNHPWPASRNNQHNHRTTTNTSCIINNNTKTKMKTIASLTATTTTTTITTSNIAVSEEKVTGDFTRPSEPNSDEKFVNLGESSSSLINANEFGWFSDLIECTSTTMLESPILTQVDCDIDMSSTLTMREEDVSLFADLGELPECSTVFGRGMMERDEERRRHSLTSWCGTTG, from the exons ATGGATGGAAGATTCAATAACTTTTTTGTTTCTGAGCAAGAAGATTCGGAGAATTCACCGGAAAACAGCTCCGATTCACCGCGTTCCGGTTTATTCAATGATAACAAGATGATCACTTCAACTTCATCTCCTAAAAGAAG CAGAAGATCCATAGAAAAAAGAGTGGTGTCAGTGCCAATTAAAGAAATTGAAGGATCAAAAATGAAAGGTGAAATAAGTATGCCACCATCTGATTCTTGGGCATGGAGAAAATATGGACAAAAGCCCATCAAAGGTTCCCCTTATCCCAG GGGATATTATAGATGTAGTAGTTCAAAAGGATGTCCAGCTAGAAAACAAGTTGAAAGGAGCCGTGCGGACCCAAACATGTTAGTTGTGACATATTCTTGTGAACATAACCATCCTTGGCCGGCTTCTAGAAATAATCAACACAACCATCGTACAACTACTAATACATCatgtattattaataataatacaaagaCGAAGATGAAAACAATAGCATCactaacagcaacaacaacaacaacaacaataactacTTCTAACATCGCGGTCTCAGAAGAAAAGGTCACGGGTGATTTCACTCGTCCATCGGAGCCTAATTCGGACGAAAAATTTGTCAATCTCGGCGAATCATCATCGTCTCTAATTAACGCAAATGAATTCGGATGGTTTTCGGATTTGATTGAGTGTACTTCAACAACTATGCTAGAAAGTCCAATTTTGACCCAAGTTGATTGTGATATTGACATGTCATCAACGTTGACAATGCGAGAGGAAGACGTGTCACTTTTCGCCGATCTCGGAGAGTTACCGGAATGTTCAACGGTGTTTGGCCGTGGAATGATGGAGAGAGACGAAGAACGTCGACGACATAGCTTGACATCTTGGTGTGGTACCACAGGTTGA